Proteins from one Podospora pseudoanserina strain CBS 124.78 chromosome 1, whole genome shotgun sequence genomic window:
- a CDS encoding hypothetical protein (EggNog:ENOG503PG7G), translating to MHSPSRFQTIAAHFSPHKLRTSFRRSSSASTSSRASSDRMSFTSQASSPVETINSIVLRQKSFDLDGDEKDLFVLEPRPAATFCSLEARMSSF from the coding sequence ATGCATTCCCCTTCCCGCTTCCAGACCATCGCGGCCCACTTCTCGCCTCACAAGCTTCGCACCTCGTTCCGCCGGTCCTCCTCTgcttccacctcttcccgTGCCAGCAGTGACCGGATGTCGTTCACATCACAAGCCAGCTCCCCAGTCGAGACAATCAACAGCATTGTACTCCGCCAGAAATCGTTCGACCTGGACGGCGATGAGAAGGACCTGTTTGTCCTCGAGCCGAGACCGGCCGCCACGTTTTGCAGTCTTGAGGCTCGCATGTCGTCCTTTTAA